One part of the Terrimicrobium sacchariphilum genome encodes these proteins:
- a CDS encoding very short patch repair endonuclease, with translation MVDDLSRFHGLTRPQLMSRIRSRGNKKTEIALLKILREQKFTGWRRHAKLPGKPDFAFPRLKVAIFVDGCFWHGCPRHYKPPTTRGAFWEQKILTNRKRDRRVSRELRAKGWQVVRIWECALVGTRRPATIQRLQRYLAPCPADAGDLPPAQHH, from the coding sequence ATGGTTGATGATCTTTCTCGATTTCACGGGCTGACAAGGCCACAACTGATGTCGCGGATTCGGTCACGCGGAAACAAGAAGACCGAAATTGCTCTTCTCAAGATTCTTCGGGAGCAGAAATTCACCGGTTGGAGAAGACACGCAAAGCTGCCCGGGAAACCAGACTTTGCTTTTCCAAGATTGAAAGTTGCAATCTTTGTAGACGGTTGCTTCTGGCACGGATGCCCACGCCATTACAAGCCACCGACCACACGGGGCGCTTTTTGGGAACAGAAGATCCTGACGAACAGGAAACGTGATCGCCGGGTGTCCCGCGAACTCAGGGCCAAGGGCTGGCAAGTAGTCCGAATATGGGAATGCGCACTGGTAGGAACTCGCCGCCCGGCCACAATCCAACGACTCCAGCGTTATCTTGCACCGTGTCCAGCAGACGCAGGCGATCTCCCCCCCGCGCAACATCACTAG
- a CDS encoding nuclease-related domain-containing protein has translation MDKSFIVGMVLFVVCALAPYAVGLLLLVIKGKRSKERWPEDFKLLRAPGETLRRKIFQMDENVPQNAFLFVFVPWVIAWLILWGLPKLGKVFVWPSLILAALVLIVGLVVSCRWVYGSFIKRRDYLLGYMGERAVGEWLATLPREYRVFHDVPVDEGKGAFNLDHVVVGPTGLFAIETKTRRKGRAREGFADHKVFYDGRQLIWPWAEDTYGLQQATNEAEWLTKWIRQMTGLDIAARPVLALPGWWVETRTPGPVAVQNPKNLPTHILGKGLCILDPQQVDLIARQLDSRCRDVKD, from the coding sequence GTGGATAAGTCTTTCATCGTGGGTATGGTGTTGTTCGTGGTGTGTGCACTCGCGCCGTATGCGGTGGGGCTCCTCCTTTTGGTGATCAAAGGCAAACGGTCGAAAGAGAGGTGGCCTGAGGATTTTAAGCTGCTGCGGGCGCCCGGGGAGACGCTGCGGCGGAAGATTTTTCAGATGGACGAGAATGTCCCGCAAAACGCTTTTCTCTTCGTTTTTGTGCCCTGGGTTATCGCTTGGCTGATTCTGTGGGGGCTACCGAAGCTCGGGAAGGTGTTCGTCTGGCCGTCCCTTATCCTCGCGGCCCTCGTCCTGATTGTGGGCCTCGTGGTGAGCTGCAGGTGGGTGTACGGGAGTTTTATCAAGCGGCGCGATTACCTCCTCGGCTACATGGGCGAGCGGGCGGTGGGGGAATGGCTCGCCACGCTGCCGCGCGAATACCGGGTCTTTCACGACGTGCCGGTGGATGAGGGCAAGGGGGCGTTCAACCTCGATCATGTCGTGGTCGGGCCGACGGGGCTCTTTGCCATCGAGACCAAGACGCGGCGCAAAGGGCGCGCGCGGGAGGGCTTCGCGGATCACAAGGTCTTCTACGACGGACGGCAACTCATCTGGCCCTGGGCGGAGGATACCTACGGCCTCCAGCAGGCCACGAACGAGGCGGAATGGCTCACCAAGTGGATTCGGCAAATGACCGGCCTCGACATCGCCGCCCGCCCCGTGCTCGCGCTCCCCGGCTGGTGGGTGGAAACCCGCACCCCCGGCCCTGTCGCCGTCCAGAACCCCAAAAACCTCCCCACCCACATCCTCGGCAAAGGCCTCTGCATCCTCGACCCCCAACAAGTCGACCTCATCGCCCGCCAGCTAGACTCCCGCTGCCGCGATGTGAAGGATTGA